One genomic window of Elusimicrobiota bacterium includes the following:
- the pilO gene encoding type 4a pilus biogenesis protein PilO: MTLSQEQQKQLAMVVVAMVMFGYVYMARFLRPLKAEIQTKEAELASVNSRIEGLRATASQRDQLLKRVEELKVLVSAVEKRLPRDRNLQDIIRLVSELATQNGVHYSVFEPQVEQTSQLFIELPINLKISGTVLSVSKLMAALGQQERILSVRNLTLNFMLDSKKNRTVSGQFTLVAFVYNG, translated from the coding sequence ATGACATTGAGCCAAGAACAGCAGAAGCAACTTGCCATGGTTGTCGTCGCGATGGTGATGTTTGGCTACGTTTATATGGCACGGTTTTTGAGGCCGCTTAAGGCAGAAATTCAGACGAAAGAGGCCGAATTGGCCAGCGTGAACAGCCGGATTGAGGGGTTGCGTGCCACTGCGAGTCAACGGGATCAACTTCTCAAACGCGTTGAAGAACTGAAAGTTCTCGTTTCTGCTGTGGAAAAGCGGTTGCCTCGTGACAGGAACCTTCAAGACATCATTCGCCTGGTTTCCGAGTTGGCAACACAAAACGGAGTTCATTATTCGGTTTTTGAACCTCAGGTGGAGCAAACGTCACAACTGTTTATTGAGCTCCCCATTAATTTAAAAATCAGCGGTACAGTTCTGTCTGTTTCCAAATTAATGGCGGCACTGGGGCAGCAGGAACGTATCTTGAGCGTGCGGAATCTGACATTGAATTTCATGTTGGATTCCAAAAAAAATAGAACGGTTAGCGGTCAATTTACGCTGGTCGCTTTTGTGTACAACGGATGA
- a CDS encoding prepilin peptidase translates to MTDYLLGTFLWVVFWGVVGANLGSFANVCIYRVPRGKSVVLPRSRCPRCHGAILWFQNIPIVSYALLGGRCFHCQKPIPKRYPIIEFIMAVMIALVFFRSAPGPSLVLGVFITFVLVVISFVDSDWKIIPDFFSMGLIGVGLVVSPLNSLLGGDGTARVLSSMKGCLVGFGSAWLLAVAGRRFFRREALGGGDVKLLAGLGTFLGWPGVFTSWFLASILGTLFFVSLKVRGKMNWGAYLPFGPFLAAGAWAHWVWPTFFLRCWGF, encoded by the coding sequence TTGACCGATTACTTGCTTGGGACTTTTTTGTGGGTAGTTTTTTGGGGGGTCGTCGGGGCCAACCTCGGTAGTTTTGCTAATGTGTGTATTTATCGTGTGCCTCGGGGAAAGTCTGTGGTTTTACCTCGGTCTCGTTGTCCGCGATGTCATGGGGCCATTTTGTGGTTTCAGAATATCCCCATAGTAAGTTATGCCCTTCTGGGCGGACGTTGTTTTCATTGCCAAAAACCAATTCCCAAACGATACCCCATCATCGAATTTATAATGGCCGTAATGATCGCTCTGGTGTTTTTTCGTTCGGCACCGGGTCCTTCCCTTGTCCTGGGAGTTTTTATCACTTTCGTTTTGGTTGTGATTTCGTTTGTTGATTCGGATTGGAAAATCATCCCGGATTTTTTTTCAATGGGATTAATCGGGGTCGGGCTTGTCGTTTCTCCGTTGAACAGTTTGCTCGGGGGGGATGGGACAGCGCGCGTTCTTTCCTCAATGAAGGGGTGTCTGGTGGGTTTCGGAAGCGCCTGGCTCTTGGCAGTGGCCGGACGCCGTTTTTTTCGGCGTGAGGCGTTGGGGGGCGGGGACGTTAAACTCTTGGCTGGGCTGGGCACCTTTCTGGGGTGGCCAGGCGTATTTACCAGTTGGTTCTTGGCGTCCATTCTGGGGACCCTCTTCTTTGTCTCCCTAAAAGTTCGCGGGAAAATGAATTGGGGGGCCTATCTCCCCTTCGGTCCGTTCCTCGCGGCGGGGGCTTGGGCCCATTGGGTCTGGCCGACTTTTTTTTTAAGGTGTTGGGGGTTTTGA
- a CDS encoding PilN domain-containing protein, whose amino-acid sequence MIKVNLLPREIYAARAQQQIKVVGIGLGVLLLGSLLAYYGSLFMRSKALAKELVGAQAELQKYERIDAEVKAYQQQENSLSSRYGVIQQLLRGTLTYPKFVEDFMALFPSDIWINTLTTATDPSYALAVTVDAKSLSSFAIADWLSNLQSSPLCSAVRLGTINVEEQGEGLGLIYSFTLNFRYQRTEN is encoded by the coding sequence ATGATTAAGGTCAACCTCCTCCCTCGGGAGATATACGCCGCTCGGGCCCAACAACAAATTAAGGTGGTGGGCATTGGTTTGGGCGTTCTCCTTCTGGGCTCGCTTTTAGCTTACTACGGCTCCCTGTTCATGCGGTCCAAGGCTTTGGCCAAAGAATTGGTGGGCGCTCAAGCAGAACTCCAGAAATATGAGCGGATCGATGCGGAGGTGAAAGCGTACCAGCAACAAGAAAATTCTTTGAGTTCACGCTACGGGGTTATTCAACAATTGTTGCGGGGAACCTTGACTTACCCAAAGTTCGTTGAGGATTTCATGGCGCTCTTTCCATCCGATATATGGATCAACACGTTGACGACGGCCACCGATCCGTCTTACGCATTGGCGGTGACGGTTGATGCAAAGTCCCTCTCCAGCTTTGCGATTGCTGATTGGCTTTCGAATCTTCAATCGTCTCCGCTCTGTTCCGCCGTTCGGTTGGGGACCATCAATGTGGAAGAGCAGGGGGAAGGGCTGGGATTGATTTATTCTTTTACGCTAAACTTTCGATACCAGCGGACGGAAAATTAA
- the pilM gene encoding type IV pilus assembly protein PilM, which produces MTLADTLKGFRLDKLRLKAKDAIGVDLGSTAIKIVQLKSMGGRWKLHRCAHLALTNAGPDVPAPERRAQAVGLLKDYVHKQKGALAKSAVVSVSGNSVIVRFVKFPKMSRDDLSKMILIEAEPYIPFSIPEVNLDFQILGDVVEDAQKKMETILVAAKKEIISARVEIAQQAGLSPVLIDVDAFALQNAYEISLGATRETCLIVHVGAFVTTMVIVENGVPKVVRDVFIAGNAVSKALQRNFQCDGKQAEAMKVRAQILVTPEDRERAMGDANKETLQMSTVILPVMKDLLAEIQRSLDFYFSQGSDRQVARVLVSGGASRLGNLVPYLAQELRLPVEIFDPFQRIDGAQSISPEMRPLFSVAVGLALRREGDMG; this is translated from the coding sequence ATGACTCTTGCGGACACCCTGAAAGGCTTTCGGTTAGACAAGCTTCGGCTCAAAGCCAAAGACGCCATTGGCGTTGATTTGGGCTCGACCGCCATAAAGATCGTTCAGCTTAAATCGATGGGGGGGCGGTGGAAGTTACACCGATGCGCGCATCTTGCTTTAACCAACGCGGGGCCTGATGTTCCCGCGCCGGAGCGGCGCGCCCAGGCGGTGGGTTTACTCAAGGATTACGTCCACAAACAAAAAGGGGCCCTCGCAAAGAGTGCGGTGGTGTCGGTTTCCGGGAACTCGGTCATTGTCCGTTTCGTTAAATTCCCTAAAATGTCACGGGATGATCTTTCCAAGATGATCCTCATTGAAGCCGAGCCTTACATCCCCTTTTCCATTCCAGAAGTGAACTTGGATTTCCAGATTTTGGGTGACGTGGTTGAAGATGCCCAAAAAAAAATGGAAACGATTTTAGTGGCCGCAAAAAAAGAAATCATCAGTGCCCGCGTGGAAATTGCTCAGCAGGCCGGGTTGTCTCCTGTTCTTATCGATGTGGACGCTTTCGCCCTCCAAAACGCCTATGAAATTTCACTTGGAGCCACGCGTGAAACATGCCTAATTGTACACGTCGGCGCTTTTGTTACGACTATGGTTATTGTTGAAAACGGGGTTCCTAAAGTGGTTCGGGACGTTTTTATTGCGGGGAACGCGGTGTCCAAAGCCCTTCAACGGAATTTTCAATGTGACGGCAAGCAGGCGGAAGCCATGAAAGTGAGGGCTCAAATTCTGGTGACGCCCGAAGATCGTGAACGGGCTATGGGCGACGCCAACAAGGAAACCCTTCAGATGTCAACGGTGATTCTTCCCGTGATGAAAGATCTTCTTGCTGAAATTCAACGATCTCTCGACTTTTATTTTTCGCAAGGATCCGATCGTCAGGTGGCGCGTGTGCTGGTCTCTGGGGGCGCTTCTCGTTTGGGGAATTTGGTGCCGTACTTGGCTCAAGAGCTTCGCCTTCCTGTGGAAATTTTTGATCCGTTTCAGCGGATTGACGGGGCTCAGTCCATCTCCCCGGAAATGCGCCCTCTGTTCTCTGTGGCGGTTGGTTTGGCGCTTCGTCGTGAGGGAGATATGGGCTAA